The following are encoded together in the Deinococcus soli (ex Cha et al. 2016) genome:
- a CDS encoding methyltransferase domain-containing protein: MPRPARSDRNAPKGRPRPKVDHRTRQPAREYELDVLAGLEDVAATELSGVPLARDVRGLRFWFPGSPDRLTRMRSVVAVYRIQSWDVPRPRGLLGNQQLSELTGYLREVIEVGGHRSFRFGAAGKDSPVMQRLAEELQGTLDLPHDPEAGELLIRLRPSEDGQGWDVLARITPRPLSARPWRVCNMAGGLNATIAYAAHKLAGQRDNDRIFNPMSGSGTLLIERDLMGPSAALVGVDVNPEAVRCAQENIRAAKRQIEVAQRDALHTGLPARSFDLIMADLPWGDAISSHGANETLYPAFLTEMHRLTSQRGRLCVITHEIRLFERVLQNQQKWHAHELFQVASGGHHPKAYLLGKR; the protein is encoded by the coding sequence ATGCCGCGCCCTGCCCGCTCCGACCGTAACGCGCCCAAGGGCCGCCCCCGCCCCAAAGTGGACCACCGCACCCGCCAGCCCGCCCGCGAATACGAACTGGACGTCCTGGCCGGACTGGAAGACGTCGCCGCGACCGAACTGAGCGGCGTGCCCCTGGCCCGCGACGTGCGCGGCCTGCGCTTCTGGTTCCCCGGCAGCCCCGACCGCCTGACCCGCATGCGCAGCGTCGTCGCCGTGTACCGCATCCAGAGCTGGGACGTGCCCCGTCCGCGCGGCCTGCTGGGCAACCAGCAGCTCTCCGAACTGACCGGGTACCTGCGCGAGGTCATCGAGGTCGGCGGGCACCGCTCCTTCCGCTTCGGCGCGGCCGGGAAGGACAGCCCCGTCATGCAGCGTCTCGCAGAGGAACTGCAGGGCACGCTGGACCTCCCGCACGACCCCGAGGCAGGCGAACTGCTGATCCGCCTGCGGCCCAGCGAGGACGGGCAGGGCTGGGACGTCCTCGCCCGCATCACCCCCAGGCCCCTCAGCGCCCGCCCGTGGCGCGTGTGCAACATGGCGGGCGGCCTGAACGCCACCATCGCCTACGCCGCGCACAAACTCGCTGGGCAGCGCGACAACGACCGCATCTTCAACCCCATGAGCGGCAGCGGCACCCTCCTGATCGAACGCGACCTGATGGGCCCCAGTGCCGCGCTCGTCGGCGTGGACGTGAACCCCGAAGCGGTGCGCTGCGCGCAGGAGAACATCCGCGCCGCCAAACGCCAGATCGAGGTCGCGCAGCGCGACGCCCTGCACACCGGCCTCCCCGCCCGGTCCTTCGACCTGATCATGGCCGACCTGCCCTGGGGCGACGCCATCAGCAGCCACGGCGCCAACGAGACCCTGTACCCCGCCTTCCTGACCGAGATGCACCGCCTGACCAGCCAGCGCGGCCGCCTGTGCGTGATCACCCACGAGATCCGCCTCTTCGAACGCGTCCTCCAGAACCAGCAGAAGTGG